Genomic window (Candidatus Acidulodesulfobacterium acidiphilum):
CCTAAATAACTTTTTTGAGTTAGTTATTAGTTAATTGACGATTTAATATCCAGAAAATAAAATCTGACGCTTTTTTTTAACAAATAAGGAGTAATTGATTTTTTTTATAGCTGCTCCCTATTTTGTTTGGCTATCTGCCGTCTCTGCTGTTCAAATGTAAACTTAATAATTTCGTCTCTGTCCGATTCATTTATTGCGGTAAATTTGCATGCAAAAGAAATCTTGGCTTTATTTGAACCTTCGTCGGACGGATATTCCGAAACATTAACGACTTGTGCGAGAGCTTTTACTACAAATTGAGGAACGGATGGAAACAGCATAGTAATCTTTAATATGTCGCCGAGTTTTAAGTTTAAATCCTCTTTGTTTTCGTCTTTATTTTTATTTTGAATCGTATCGTTTTTATCTGTTTCCTCTATCCACATAATTCCTGAACCGCTTATGGATACTCTTTTTTCTTTAACATCCGAAAAAATAGACGCTTCAGGATTTAATATAGACAAAATAACGTCTAATTTACTGTTTATGGCTATCAAAAGATTTTCTAATTTAGGATTTATAGGGATATCTTCGTCCTTTTCGGCATGAGTTCCGTATACTTTTGGAGAAGCTACGCCGTAAATTCCATAAACGGATGTAGTAAAAGAAGGTCTCGCAATATACGACTCTTTAGTTTCAAGGAATTCCTCCATAGAAATTTTTTGATAAATAAATTGTATAACGGCAATTACCCTTACAAATTCCCTTCCTTCCCTTTCTTCTATAGGTTTACCGGAAATATTTGCCTTAATAAAAATACCGCTCGTATTTCTAAAAATTTTATGTATAGCAATTTTATATTTATACGTTTTAGAAAATCCATAGTTTATTATGTTTATATCGTCCGTTTTTTTTATAAGTTCTATATCTTTTTCCGGATTGCAATCGTTTAAATCAAATTCTAAAACTTTTTTATCTTCAAAACAAGCGTATAAAATTATATTTAAAATATTTTCATCTAACTTAGCAATATATCCTTTAAATTTTTTTTGGGGAGTTTCTAAAACTATCTCCTGATTTTCATAAAAAAAATTATCGTAATCTTCCTCTTTTTTCATTTATAGTCCGTCCATTTATTTAAAATTTAATTTAATATTTTTTAGATAGTTTTTAGTTTGATTTATAAGCTTTTATAGCCGAAGAAATTTTATTAAGCATCGCTATTTTTTCGCCGACGTTTTCTTTCATGCCGTCCAGCATATCGATAATTTTTTTATCCGATTCTATAATATATGATAATTTATTCTGTATATCGATTTTATAAACTTCTTCGTTTATGTTTTTAAACCTGCTTAAATCTAAATTTTCACAGCGTATGCCGGATTTAAAAAACAATCTCGTCAGCAAAACTTTTCTTTCGAATATTTTTTTTAAATTAACCGGATTTTCTCTTTTTTCGGATAAAATTAACATTATATAATTATTCAATATAATAATATTATCGGCAATTTTTAATTTCAATAAATTCATTTTTTTATTTATTTTTATTTATTTTTATTTGCTTATTAATTATAATAACTATTATAATTTTATAATATGATATAATATAAATCAACACAAAACGGAAAAATATGCAGAAAATTAAAACCGACAAATTAAAAGCAGGGGATGTCCTGGCAAAAGATATAGTTTCCAGAAAAGGTATAACTATTCTTAAAAAAGGAACGGAATTAACCGATAAATTTATAGAAAATATAAAAAAGATAAGCGGCGAATATTCTTCTCCCGAAGAAATGCATATATTTATAGAAGGAACCGGCCGCGACAGGGAAAAAGATAATGAAATTTCCGTAGAAAATAAAGAAAAAATGGAAAAAGAGATAGCGTCTTTAGAAAAAAGATTTAAAAATGACGATGGTTATGAATATATGGAAGAAATCAAAGACGCAATTAAAAATCAGATAATTAAATTTTACGGCGAAACCCATAATTCCGGTGAACGCGGCAAATGAAAAAAATAGACACCTTGGACAAGTTAATAGCTACCGTTAAAAAAACCGAAAATATACCTACCCTCCCTAAGGTTTTAACTAAAATTTCGGAAGAAATAGATAACGATAATTTTTCTATCAAAAATATCGGCGATTTGATGTCCCGAGACGTCAGCCTGTCCGCAAGAATTTTAAAAATAGTAAATTCTCCTTTTTACGGGTTTCCGCAAAGAATATACAGTATAAACCATGCCATAGTGCTTTTAGGCGCAAACGTATTAAAGAGCATCGTAATTTCTACATCTGTTTTTACCGCAATGAAAGAAACTATGACCGGTCTTTCGGAACATTCCCTGTTCTGCGCATTCGCTTCCAAACATATTTCTCAGGAAATAAACAAAAGCATAAAAAAAACCGGCGAAACCGGTAAATTAAAATCAAACAACAAAAAACAACAGCAAACCGTAGATCCAGACAATATGTTTGCGGTCGGCTTGCTGCATGACATAGGGAAAATTATTATAGCAACGACTTTTAAGGAAGATTTTAAGGCTATATTGGAAACAGCGCAAAAAGAAGAAAAACCTTTGGAAAAAGTAGAACATGATATTCTCAACATATCTCACGACCAGCTTGGGTATATGCTGGTAAAAGAATGGAATCTTCCTTCCTCTATATATATACCTATAAAATACCATCATAATCCCGCTCTTGCCGACGATTTCAAAAAAGAAACGGCGATATTAAACATTGCGGATTTTTTGACAAGGGCTATGGGAGTTGGATTTTCAGGCTCAACTTACTTAGAAAAAATAAATACCGATTCCATGAATATTTTAGGAATTAATATCGATTTTATAAAATCGGCGATAGAAGAAATTTATCTGTACAAAGACGAACTGAATATATTCGACTAGTCAAATAAAAATTGAATAATAATGCATGAACAAACAAAAAAATAAATCTTATAAAATATTTGCGGTACTCGACGAATCCGAAAAAAACTTTTATAAATCCTTTATAAAAGACGAACTCGAAGAATATAATATAATGATGTTCGATTCTTTTAACCGGGCATACTATTCGGTTTACGCATCCCCGCCGAATTTAATTATAATAGTAATCGGTTCTATAATGCAAAAAAACGAACTTGAATACAAAAAAGAACTGAAAATGATTAACGATATGCAGATAGACAACATGCTGAGCAATATTCCGATTCTTTTTATTATTCCTCCTGATTTTGATTTTAAATCTATTGCCTCATCGGAAAAATATATTTTAAAAGATTACATTAAAGAACCGCTAAGCAAAAACGAACTCAAGTATAAGACAGAAAGCATAATAAAATCTTCTAAATCGGCATTAGACGCAAATCCGCTTACTAAACTGCCCGGAAACTCGTCAATAATAGAATCGGTAAAAACCAAATTAGACGAAGATATCGATTTTGCTTTTGCTTATATTGATATAGACAACTTTAAATCGTATAACGACAAATACGGTTTTTTGAGGGGCGACGAAGTTATAATGATGACCTCAAGGCTTATTGCTACTACCGTTTACGATATTTCCAAAGCAAAACGCAGAAATATCGAAAAATACGTATTTATAGGACATATAGGCGGCGACGATTTCGTAATAATGTCCCACAACGAGGACATATTGGAAATATCAAACAATATAATAGCTAATTTCGATAAAATCATCCTTTCTTTTTACGATAACACGGATAAAGAACGAGGATACATAGAAGCTTACGGAAGGCAAAAAAATCTTCAAAGATTTCCTATAATGAGCCTGTCTATAGCAATTATAGAAAACGTAAATAAAAAAATTACGCATTACGGACAGATAAGCGAAATAGTCTCGGGACTTAAAAAAGCCGCAAAAGATATGTCCGGTTCAAATATAATAACCGACAGAAGAAACCCCGAAAGCGGCGGCGTTTATTAACGGTTAATAGTTAATAATTAATGGTTGGAATTATTATTGCATCAGGCTTTAACGGGATTTATGGGAAGTTTCTGTTTAACGTCGTATAAATCGTTGTTTAAGACTGTCTGCATAGCTTTTCGGCTTTTAACGTTGATTATTATCGGAGCTTTTAGATTAACCGTAGAGGAATATAAGTCTTTAAAAACGGTTACTATAACGAATATAATAGCGTCGGTTTTATCTTTTAATCCTATAAGTTCTTTATCTTCTTCCGTTATACCCGCAGTATAATCCTTAAAGAAATAGTTCGGGTCGGCTACGATAAAGCAAAGTTTATCGTTTTCGATACTTTGCAGTATAAAAAAAGGAAGATTTTTTTCTTTATTTATATTTAATATGCAATATTTTTTTAAATCGTTAAATCCCAGTATAGGCTTAACGAATTCTAAAATTTTCGACTTTTCTACCGCAACCCCTTCGGGATAATATATACTTTTTACTAAAATTTCGGAATCCATTAATTATAAAACTCCTTTTATATTTTTTTATTTTTATCCGAGGATAAAACGTTTAAATTTTTAATTCCGTTTAATTCGTTAAGTTTATTAAAGTTATCGAAGTTATTAAGCTCATTCAGTTCGTTTAGTTTATTCAAACCGGATATATCGTCTAAGCTGACAGTCGAAGCGTTTATATTTTCGTTCTTAATTATATCGTAAAGTTCTTTTCTTAAAATATTTATAGACTTTGGAGCGTCTATTCCTATTTTTACGCTGCTCCCCGACATAGATAATACTTCTATAGTTACGTCGTCGCCGATTTTAATGCTCTCTCCGGCCTTTCTCGTAAGAATCAGCATGATTAAAATTATTTGTTATATTATATGATATTTTTATTGTTTTGTATTGCTATTTTATTGCGCATCGTTTGTAAAACTTACGGGCTATTATAATTATAGGCTATAGCTTATAATATAGCATAATAGCATATAGAAAATATGAAGACCTATAGACTATTTTAAATACTGGAGAAGCATAGGCGTAAGCGAAGTAATATTAGACGAAGCTTCTAGCGTAGCCTGATAAGACTCCTGCGCCTGCGTAAGATTAGTCATAGCCTGCGCTACATTCACGTCCTGCGTCTGGCTTAGGAGTTGGGAAATATTTGTCAAAACGGTCTGATAGCTCGTCTGCTGTTCATTAAGCCTCTCCGTTACCGTTCCTATAGTAGCCTGTGCGGCAGTCATAGTGCTTAATCCGTTCTGTATGCCTTGAATAATAGATGAGGAATTTTGCTGATACACGTTTTTCTGAAGTTCCGACTGAAAAAGCGAAAGAACGGAAAGCAGTCCGGAGGGGACTGTTGCAGAGGATGTGCCGGAGGGGACGGGGTCATTTCCGAAGATAGCATCGGCGGTAAGCGTAGGCGTTACAGTTTCATTTTGGGTTATCTGATAATTCTGGCTAGTATCCGTTCCTGCATAAGTATAAACATTATAAGAAAGGGATGAGGATGAGGGTATTCCGATTAAACCAGTAATTTTATGAGATACGGCCGTATATGCCGACGTCAAATTTAAATTGTTCCCTGTAAAAAGATTTTGTCCGTTATAAGAGGTATCCGCATACTGCGTAAGTTCGTTAATCATCTGCCCTACCTGCTGGGCTGCCGCCTGATTATTTGCAGGAGTATTCGTCCCGTTTGCCATTTCGACGGCAAGAGAATTTGCCTGGTTTACCACGTTCATTGCGTTTGTTATTGTAGAAGAAGCTAAAGAACCGATATTGCCGGCGATACTAACGTTTGAATTGTACTGCGTAACGAGTGCAGTACTGTTGTTATACGACAAAACGTTAACCATGCCGCCCGGATTATTCTGCGGCGACATAATCTGCAAGCCGCTCGAAATCTCATCCTGAAGGTTATATACGCTGTTAGATTCGTTAAGCAGTTCATTATTAATATTGTTATACATCATCGCATTAGTTATCTGTATCATTTTATTTGCCTCCAAACACTTTTCTTGACGCTTTGCAATAAAGACGGCCGCAAAGAAAAAGAAAAAAGGTGTCAGATTTTATTTTCCGCCTGACATACTGCAATTATTTATAAACAAAGAATAGCGGAAAATTAATCTGACACCTTTTTTCAATCAGTCATTTTTATCCGCATTTCTTTTTATTATTAATCGACGCAATAAAGATAAAAAAATAAATTTTTATAAACTATCTAATATAATATATCGATATAATTATATCGACAATATCGTTCGGATAAAGAACCGACATTTATCCACAATTTAATACCAAACAATATAATATAAAATATAATCTATCGATATAATTATATAGACAATATCGTTTACGGATAAAGGTGTCAGATTAATTTTCCGCAAATAACTTCACACTTAAATTGAATATCTCGTATGCGGAAAATAAAATCTGACACCTTTATCATTATATATCCGCAAGTGCAGACGAGAGTAAGAGAATAAATAAATCTGACACCTTTTTTCGAGAGAATAAATAAATCTGACACCTTTTTTCGAGAGAATAAATAAATCTGACACCTTTTTTCCATTAATATTGTTATATATCATCGCATTAGTTATCTGTATCATTTTATTTCACCTTTTTTATTACGGCACGGTATTTAATAGAGCAGTCATGATTGCCTGAACCGAGCTTGTAATCGCCGCCGCCGCCTGATACGAATTCTGGTAATTGACGAGGTTAGTCATTTGCTGGTTCATATTTACTCCGACGAACGATTGGAGCTGATTTTGCAAATTAGTCAAAACCGACGTCGAATTTGTATAGTTTGTATTGGCGTTTTTAGCCTGCGTTCCGATATTTGAAACTATATTTGAATAATAAGTAGAAATGGTAGAACTTGTCCCGTTGATAGGCAGATTGTTATTTTGAAGCGCTCCAAGGGCAAGAGCATTTTCGTTGTTACCCGATAAACCTAATGAACTTATGTTAGAAGAATTTAATCCTGTTGTCTGATATGTTGATTGAGGCGATAAAACATTTGCAGTAAATGTATCGCCGTTTTGCGGCGTTCCGGTTAGGGTAACATGAAAATTTTGAGCGCTTATAACGCCCGAATCATCGGTCTGATTTCCAAAGAAAACTGAATATTCCGTTTGACCGTTCGAATTAGTCGTCGGGTTTATATTAAGATATTGAGTATTGCCCGTAGTAGTATTCGTTACGGTAAAGTTATAGTTTGAATTTGCGACGCCGTTTACGACCTGTCCCGTACCGCCTGGAGTATATTTAATAGTATATTGTCCGCCTTCATTGCTATTTGCTATAGTCGTTCCGTTAGTAACGTCCGTAGGATTAATAACCGCTCCGGCACTAATAGTTGCGTCGCCGGTATTGTTAGGATTAACAGCGGTTGAAACGGCTGATGCCGCAGCTACTTGAGATGTCGTCAAATTAGGATTAACAGCCATAGTAAAAGCAGGGGCGGTTGTCAATTGATTAACCGTGAAAGTATCACCTTTTGCGGGAGCAGTTCCTGAAGTCGATGTTCCGGTAATATTTACCGATACACCGTCAAAATTAAGCGTATATACACTTTGTCCATATTTATTCTGCGTTGGGGTTACTGTTTGAGGGGCAATTTTATTTGATGAATTAGTATTGTCGGTTATGTTAAAAGTTGCACTTTTAGAAGAAGAACTTGAAATTTGTATCGTATATTTATCCCCTGTCAAATCCGCCGGATTAGTTACCGTGCCGGTAGATATAGTTGCATCTGTTACAGCAGTACCGGCAGAATTTGTCCCCACCGCCGTCTTCAAATCCGGCGTGAAGAAATAATTTCCGGTAGAACCGTCCAAACCGTAGCCGTTGTATT
Coding sequences:
- the csrA gene encoding carbon storage regulator, producing the protein MLILTRKAGESIKIGDDVTIEVLSMSGSSVKIGIDAPKSINILRKELYDIIKNENINASTVSLDDISGLNKLNELNELNNFDNFNKLNELNGIKNLNVLSSDKNKKI
- the flgK gene encoding flagellar hook-associated protein FlgK, with translation MITVNNILDIADSAMNANTAAMNTVSQNVANVNTPFYNSETPIETEAPAVVGAPYTYGTGVNVNQIQRSTDNFVQSEVNNETGQNSYYTTLYQGLDQIQNLFNDQTGSGFSSQISKFFNDFQNVANNPSNTSQRTALLSDAQSLTGSIKNAYTTIQNTVASTNNSIQGLIPEINNLTAQIAGLNKQITYAINAGSNANELQDEQANAINSLSKLVNISYYTNNNGKTNIALGNMPLVSSDDSFNLSTQVDPTNPENLDVMWTGPNGSAQSVTSQITGGTLGAYVNLEQNVAPSYINQLNSLAASVTDNVNSLQYNGYGLDGSTGNYFFTPDLKTAVGTNSAGTAVTDATISTGTVTNPADLTGDKYTIQISSSSSKSATFNITDNTNSSNKIAPQTVTPTQNKYGQSVYTLNFDGVSVNITGTSTSGTAPAKGDTFTVNQLTTAPAFTMAVNPNLTTSQVAAASAVSTAVNPNNTGDATISAGAVINPTDVTNGTTIANSNEGGQYTIKYTPGGTGQVVNGVANSNYNFTVTNTTTGNTQYLNINPTTNSNGQTEYSVFFGNQTDDSGVISAQNFHVTLTGTPQNGDTFTANVLSPQSTYQTTGLNSSNISSLGLSGNNENALALGALQNNNLPINGTSSTISTYYSNIVSNIGTQAKNANTNYTNSTSVLTNLQNQLQSFVGVNMNQQMTNLVNYQNSYQAAAAITSSVQAIMTALLNTVP
- a CDS encoding GGDEF domain-containing protein produces the protein MNKQKNKSYKIFAVLDESEKNFYKSFIKDELEEYNIMMFDSFNRAYYSVYASPPNLIIIVIGSIMQKNELEYKKELKMINDMQIDNMLSNIPILFIIPPDFDFKSIASSEKYILKDYIKEPLSKNELKYKTESIIKSSKSALDANPLTKLPGNSSIIESVKTKLDEDIDFAFAYIDIDNFKSYNDKYGFLRGDEVIMMTSRLIATTVYDISKAKRRNIEKYVFIGHIGGDDFVIMSHNEDILEISNNIIANFDKIILSFYDNTDKERGYIEAYGRQKNLQRFPIMSLSIAIIENVNKKITHYGQISEIVSGLKKAAKDMSGSNIITDRRNPESGGVY
- a CDS encoding flagellar assembly protein FliW, whose amino-acid sequence is MDSEILVKSIYYPEGVAVEKSKILEFVKPILGFNDLKKYCILNINKEKNLPFFILQSIENDKLCFIVADPNYFFKDYTAGITEEDKELIGLKDKTDAIIFVIVTVFKDLYSSTVNLKAPIIINVKSRKAMQTVLNNDLYDVKQKLPINPVKA
- a CDS encoding HDOD domain-containing protein, whose product is MKKIDTLDKLIATVKKTENIPTLPKVLTKISEEIDNDNFSIKNIGDLMSRDVSLSARILKIVNSPFYGFPQRIYSINHAIVLLGANVLKSIVISTSVFTAMKETMTGLSEHSLFCAFASKHISQEINKSIKKTGETGKLKSNNKKQQQTVDPDNMFAVGLLHDIGKIIIATTFKEDFKAILETAQKEEKPLEKVEHDILNISHDQLGYMLVKEWNLPSSIYIPIKYHHNPALADDFKKETAILNIADFLTRAMGVGFSGSTYLEKINTDSMNILGINIDFIKSAIEEIYLYKDELNIFD